The Chryseolinea soli genome contains a region encoding:
- the def gene encoding peptide deformylase produces the protein MIYPIIMYGDPVLRQRASNLEHGTDVHQLIEDMFETMHNASGIGLAAPQIGKSIRLFVVDGTIIDDEPAMADFKKVFINPVMVEEAGEPWEYEEGCLSIPNIREKVSRKENLIIKYYDADWVLHEEHYDGMKARIIQHEYDHIEGKMFVDYLTPLKKRLLKGKLADISKGKVDTEYRIAAPLKK, from the coding sequence ATGATCTATCCTATTATCATGTACGGCGATCCAGTGCTGCGTCAGCGGGCGAGCAACCTGGAACACGGCACGGACGTGCACCAGTTGATTGAAGACATGTTTGAAACCATGCACAATGCCAGTGGCATCGGGCTGGCCGCGCCACAGATCGGAAAAAGTATCCGGCTGTTTGTGGTCGATGGCACCATCATAGACGACGAGCCGGCCATGGCCGACTTCAAAAAGGTTTTCATCAACCCGGTGATGGTGGAAGAAGCCGGCGAACCGTGGGAATATGAAGAAGGCTGTCTCAGCATTCCAAACATCCGCGAAAAAGTATCCCGCAAGGAAAACCTCATCATCAAATACTACGACGCCGACTGGGTGCTCCATGAAGAGCACTACGACGGCATGAAGGCCCGCATCATCCAGCACGAATACGACCACATCGAAGGAAAAATGTTCGTCGATTACCTGACACCATTAAAGAAGCGACTGCTGAAGGGAAAGCTGGCCGATATCTCCAAAGGCAAAGTGGACACAGAGTACCGGATCGCCGCGCCCTTGAAAAAATAA